CATTTTAGCGATATCCCAGACCATTAAGTTGAAGTCGTACGAACCACTTATTACGATATTCCCATGCCCAGACACCGTCCGCACAGCTGCCATGTGGCCCCGAAGTACCCCCACAAAGTACGGGTTCGTATCTGTGGTGTTGAAGATTTCGCAGACCTCAGGATCATAATTTTCGGAATGGCAATTTGGAAGCCTCCAAACATGTAGTGTGTGATCTCTAGAACCAGTTATTATGAATTTCCCGCCGTTGTGCTCAACGATATCCAGGCATCTAACAGTTGACGTGTgccctttgaaaacatgAGTGCACTTGCCTGTTTTGATGTTCCAAACTCGCACGCTTCTGTCAGTTGACCCGCTAACAAGTATCCCATCCTGGCCATATTTCAAGGCCCATACACCGCCATCATGGCCACTAAGTTGGGCAAGAAAGCGCCCGCTTTTGACGTCGTAAACCCGTATCATTTTATCATCAGCTCCAGTAATCACGTAGTCATCCTCAAACTGTAAACAGGTTACTATCTTCATGGTGTGTCCTCTAAGTGTTGTTCTGTGCGGTTTAAAACGCCCATTGTaccaatttttcaaatatgaCTGGTTTTTCAGAAAGTGTACACGAAAGAGGTCCCCATCTTGGGACTCATCATTTGACTTTTCTGGTGTCTCATTAGAatactttttgaactcctcCTGTGATATGAAACCCTCGGTTACCATCAGCTTCCTCCATAGGTAAGAGGTGTTGTTTATAAGGCTGTTCCACGTCCTGTTTACCGACAAGCATCTTGATATATCTTCAAAACCCAAGTTCGTTAAAATATTCATCGAAACTTCAAGCGGGAGTGAGCTTATGAGGTCTCGCTTCAAGTTGTCTTTAACTAATGTGCCCAAGTCTGAAAGCTCACTTCTTGTGAGCTTGCTgacaagctgaaaaacGAGGTTTTGATAAGCTGAAGGTGACAGTCTAGAGTGTGCGGTAGACGCTACTAGGTCCAAATAGTCTTGTTGAGAAATAGCGTCCCTGGGCGAACATGGCGCCCCAGACGACGAGCAGCTTGGTGATGCTATAGGGGACAACGGAAGCCCTTCTTCGTTTTGTGCACTAACTAAGGGATTAGTTCCATTGCCGTTGGTGACTGAGTTGTTGTTTGCAACAATCGCGGGGGTGTCGTCGACCGGCGTGCAGTTATTACATTGTGTCGACTGCTGGTTATACTGGGGGTCGCACTTTCCATTCCAAAGCCCTTCTTTTGTACCTTCAAGTAACAAAGGGCTGTTATTTCTGTGTGGGGTACTCTTGTGTCTACTATTGGTGGAGAAGGATGGCTCTTGAGTCGAAGTGGGGACAATGTCTTCGGCAAAGTTTGAGTTTCCGGGAATGATGGAGCGCTGAGGAGATTTGCAGTTCCCTCTTAGCCGCTTGCTATCAAAGCTGGCCTCATTTTCTCCTTCACGGGCCCTTTTGGAACTGTTTTTCGCTGGTTCATCGCACAGCAGTAAGTCCATCTCTTCAACTACGTTATCGCCACTCTCCCGGACTTGGTAACGGAAAGGTATCGGAATACCCATAAGAGGATATTCAGTGGAATCTGATGTCATCGCAGCACCTGTAGGATCGGTTTTTTCTCTTTTAAATAGGCTTAAAGAGAGTTTCAAAGGAATATATTCCCACAAGACAGTACAATTTCTTTACACGAAGATCAATAATTTCAACTAATACGATATGAAAAGCATTAACAAAGTTAAAGTTCATCAGGAGTAGCCTGTTCATGTATGCTTCAGTCGTTGCTATGAGTGAATTCCTTGATAGTAATCGACCTAGTGTTAGAATATAACTTGAGGCTTGAGTTACAGGGGCAACGGTGCATAGATTAATCCATCAGGGCGTGCCCCAAATAGATTGGAAACAGACGGATCCTGGTGCGTCAAGTACAaagccaagagaaagagaaattTACAACTAGATCCATTCTCTTAAAAACTAACGCACCTGTCATTTGCTATTATGTCATCGGCTCAGCAGGAAATCAAACATGGCAGAAGTATTAACATTTTGATCTTTCCAAAGCCATTCGAGTCAGGTCTCTGCGTGAAGTATTTCATCTATCTGTTTGTTCACTTGCCTCGCTGCTAGGATACAACAGCCAACGCTTTTTGTCTACTTCGTCCCCTGCACGTTCCAAGTTGTTTAAGCTTGTGTGATTCTTCCTGGAGAGATTTTCTAAGCTCAGAAAAATAGCAAGCGTCAAAATCCAAAGTTCACGATTCACACTGTGAGAGCTTACGGTTGTATTATGGTATAAGTTTCGCTGCTAACGAGACTATCAACGGGAAGTCTGCATCGGGTTTTGACCTCTCGCTCCAATTTTATTACTGGTTGCTCGAATACTAGAGTGTTAGCGCGTGAAGAGGAAATCTGAGAAGTCCACTTGGTATTTCAAAGCAGCTCGCTACGATGCAATGTATTCAGAACTACGCCGATTATTTCATTTGGCGAATCTTTCGAGACCTGTGTGTCAGGCTACTTATTCGGCGTTTCCCGATGTACCACCTTGCTCCATGGCGCGAATATGATGAATTACTGAGAGACTCATTGGGGGAAATTATTACGCTGTTCATTTTCCAGGAATCACGCATAAACTACAAATGGCCCCTGCTTTTGTTCTCGAAATAACAGAGAAGCTTAGTGTTATAGATTTTCCTATTATGGTCGACGCCGTTtcctcaaaagcttgattCTACATCGAATGTAACCATaggcttgtttttttatttcatATTGAAAGACTCCATTCAAAGTACTCAATGAGGTCATCGCAGCAACCATATTTGTTGTGTTTTGACGAGCGGTTATTTTAATTATCCGTCGATAGTGATACGTTCGACAGGGGCCGGACAATAGTCTCCGGTGCGCAGCTTATCAACGAAAAGTGCGCAAATGCTTCCGGGTATCTCAACAGAGGTAGTAGCAGGCTCTAAGATGGCAGACTTGGTTATTGCCGGTAGCGGTGTAATCGGCCTCAGCGTCGCGTTCGAGCTCCTTCAGTCACCGGGCTTACAGCCGGCAAGAATTCACATCATCGCTCAACACTTTCCCGGAGAAGAGCCGATAAGTCATGAATTTACATCGCCATGGGCTGGCGCACACTTCAGACCATTCCCTCATCGTCCTGAAAGCTTCGGTGCAGATAGAAGGGAATCTGGGTATACGAGAGTGACTTACAAGCGCATGAAAACAATAGCGGCAGAACATCCGGAGTCTACGATCGAGTTCATGAAGGGAGCAGATTACTTGGAGCAACCTCCCAGTGAATATGATGGCATGAGTCCAGGCTATAATAAAGATAGTCTCGAAAACTTTCGAGAGATCCCGAAAGGGGAGCTGCCTCCCAATGTCAAGTCGGGATTTGAATACACCACTTACTGTCTCAATGCTCCGGAGTATCTCGGGTTCCTCCAAAGACAGGTGACAGCGCTCTGCAAAGCCAAAGGGGTAGAACTGTGTTTCAAGAGAATGACTCTTCGCTCTTTGGCACAAGTTTATGAGGTTGTTCCCAGCTGCGATGTAATTTTTAACTGCACAGGACTTGGGCTCCAATTGGATGGTAGCTATGACCCTTCATGCTTCGCAATAAGAGGTCAAACTTTACTTTTGGATGTTCCTCATAAAACCAAATTCGCGGCGGCAACAGTAACCCATCAGGGTCGTGACGGCAATTGGACATTTGTGATAAAGAGGCCTCCAGTTGGAGGCAAGCCTGCTCAGTATATTTTAGGCGGTACCAAGCAGCCGGGCGACAACTGTGTTACGCCACGTGACATGGATTCTCATGCCATAATGGAAAGAGCCAGGGCGCTTTATCCCGAGTTACTGTGTGAATCTGAATTCTCCGTAGCACGCGTGAATGTTGGCTTCAGGCCTGCGCGAAATGGAGGAAGCCGTGTGGAGCTGGAAAGCGCTTCGCCTGGTCCCGTTATTCATGCTTACGGCCTTGGCGGTATGGGCTACGAAACCTCACTTGGTGTAGCAGAACACTGCTTACGCATTTATAGAGGTTTGAAATGCCAACGGAGCAAAGCCAAGCTCTGATAAAGGACTAAATGTTAATAGAAGAGAACACAATCGCCGCGTCTATTTCAACACAATTGACGGTATGTTCGACTAGTATTATCCCTCCACAGCAACGTAAAAGCAATGACCATGTACCAAACCTCCATAGGTTACGTAGGATCTGGCATGTTCAAAGGAAAAACGCAGCTCGAGTTTGCCCTTCTTCGGAGCTTTAGACcgctcttcaagctctaaaGCAGCATCTTGGTATAATGGCATTGTCGAAAGCCTAACGTCAAGTAGCTGAAAGAGCAGGACCGGATCGGCTCACATGTGATAGCAGCACCTAGACTAATGTTTATCTTATAAAcgagcttcaagaacttcgcCATAAAAGGTTAGGATTCTTTTTTCAAGGATGAACCCTAAACCGGTTTCAGCCAAAATTAACTGCTCAATCTGAGAGCCATTCAGCCCGAACTAAAGTGAGCCTCGTTAAAACATTGTGTTGGGCTTTGGGTATCTGAACCTTCGCAACTGAGGACTCCATTGTTAATGTTTTACTAAAACCCTCGTAATGGAGATGTACTCTCGGAAAATTCTCATCCGCTCTCATGGGATGACCGTTTAATGGCTTTAGCTAAGGTAATCGGCTTCCCTCTCGAACCCCTTTACATCGTTTTATCAGGCGGTTTTCTCAGGTTACGAGATAGCTAGTCATATgctcttccaaaaatcaTCAGGAATTGGATTCGTGCCGGTCGTATTATGGTATTAGTAGAAATATTAATTAGGATGAGGGAGATATGAACAAGTACTCTGTCAGGGTGGCAATATCTACATAAAAT
Above is a genomic segment from Lachancea thermotolerans CBS 6340 chromosome A complete sequence containing:
- the CDC4 gene encoding SCF ubiquitin ligase complex subunit CDC4 (similar to uniprot|P07834 Saccharomyces cerevisiae YFL009W CDC4 F-box protein required for G1/S and G2/M transition associates with Skp1p and Cdc53p to form a complex SCFCdc4 which acts as ubiquitin-protein ligase directing ubiquitination of the phosphorylated CDK inhibitor Sic1p), coding for MTSDSTEYPLMGIPIPFRYQVRESGDNVVEEMDLLLCDEPAKNSSKRAREGENEASFDSKRLRGNCKSPQRSIIPGNSNFAEDIVPTSTQEPSFSTNSRHKSTPHRNNSPLLLEGTKEGLWNGKCDPQYNQQSTQCNNCTPVDDTPAIVANNNSVTNGNGTNPLVSAQNEEGLPLSPIASPSCSSSGAPCSPRDAISQQDYLDLVASTAHSRLSPSAYQNLVFQLVSKLTRSELSDLGTLVKDNLKRDLISSLPLEVSMNILTNLGFEDISRCLSVNRTWNSLINNTSYLWRKLMVTEGFISQEEFKKYSNETPEKSNDESQDGDLFRVHFLKNQSYLKNWYNGRFKPHRTTLRGHTMKIVTCLQFEDDYVITGADDKMIRVYDVKSGRFLAQLSGHDGGVWALKYGQDGILVSGSTDRSVRVWNIKTGKCTHVFKGHTSTVRCLDIVEHNGGKFIITGSRDHTLHVWRLPNCHSENYDPEVCEIFNTTDTNPYFVGVLRGHMAAVRTVSGHGNIVISGSYDFNLMVWDIAKMKCLYVLTGHTDRIYSTIYDYTRNRCISAGMDSTIKVWDLQNIQKNGHCTTINSTSNPCTKVTGSVLTLQGHTALVGLLGLSDKFLVSAAADGTLRGWDSDNYSRQFAYHHKDLSAITTFYVNDNILVSGSEGQFNVYNLRSGKLIHSDLLSDADQIWSVKFDNRRLVAAVERDGRSFVEFLDFGKPEQEANVENLPYSSEDREDAEYATLGSRATRLYDP
- a CDS encoding FAD-dependent oxidoreductase (conserved hypothetical protein) encodes the protein MLPGISTEVVAGSKMADLVIAGSGVIGLSVAFELLQSPGLQPARIHIIAQHFPGEEPISHEFTSPWAGAHFRPFPHRPESFGADRRESGYTRVTYKRMKTIAAEHPESTIEFMKGADYLEQPPSEYDGMSPGYNKDSLENFREIPKGELPPNVKSGFEYTTYCLNAPEYLGFLQRQVTALCKAKGVELCFKRMTLRSLAQVYEVVPSCDVIFNCTGLGLQLDGSYDPSCFAIRGQTLLLDVPHKTKFAAATVTHQGRDGNWTFVIKRPPVGGKPAQYILGGTKQPGDNCVTPRDMDSHAIMERARALYPELLCESEFSVARVNVGFRPARNGGSRVELESASPGPVIHAYGLGGMGYETSLGVAEHCLRIYRGLKCQRSKAKL